Part of the Halomarina litorea genome is shown below.
GACGCGCCTCTGGGACCGCGTGACCGAGGCGGGCCGCGAGGCCACCGTGATGAACGTCCCCGTGACGTTCCCGCCCCAGCGCAACGTCCAGCGCATGGTCTCCGGGTTCCTCTCGCCGAGCGTCGACAAGGCCGCCTACCCCGACGAACTCCGCGAGACGCTCCAGTCGTCGGGCTACCGCATCGACGTGAACTCCAAACTGGGCCACAAGGAGGACAAAAGTGAGTTCATGGAGGATGCCCACGAGACGCTCGACGCCCGCTTCGAGGCGTTCGAGCACTACGTCCAGGAGGACGACTGGGACCTCTTCTTCGGCGTCTTCATGACCACCGACCGGGTCAACCACTTCACGTTCAAGGACTACGAGCGCGACGGCGAGAACAAGGACCTGTTCCTGGAGTTCTACCGGCAGGTCGACGACTACCTCGGCCGACTGCGCGAGTTGCTCCCCGACGACGTGACGATGGTCGTCGCCAGCGACCACGGCTTCACCAGCCTCGACTACGAGGTGCACTTCAACACCTGGCTCCGCGAGGAGGGGTGGCTGGACTACGAGACGGCCGACCACGACTCCCTCGGTGACATCTCCGACGACACCCGCGCGTACTCGCTCATCCCCGGCCGGTTCTACATCAACCTTGAGGGTCGCGAACCCCGCGGCAGCGTCGCACAGGAGGACTACGAGTCCGTCCGCGCCGAACTCAAAGAGAAACTGGAGGAACTCGAAGGGCCGGACGGCGAGAAGGTCGCAGAGCGCGTCGTCACGAAAGAGGACGCCTTCCGCGGCGACCACGACGACATCGCGCCGGACCTCGTCGTCATCCCGAACCACGGCTACGACCTGAAGGCCGGCTTCAAGGACGGCGAGGAGGTCTTCGGCACCGGCCCCCGCAACGGGATGCACAGTTTCGACAACGCCTCCCTGTTCGTCGACCACGAGGACGCCCGCGTGGGCGACGCCGACCTCCTCGACATCGCCCCCACCGTCCTCGAACTCATGAACGTCGAGTACGACCGGACCGCCTTCGACGGATCCAGCCTCGTCCGGAGCTAATCCGACGCCGGAGGTTCAAGTAGCAGGGCGCGACCAGCCGTCCCATGCCCGACGCCCCCCGAACCGCGCGTTCCGAGCCCGCTTCTCCGCACTACGCCGACGCACCCGACAGCGCGCTCGCCGCCCGTGTCGCCGCCCTCGAACGGGCGCTGACCGGCGACGACGACACTGGATGCGGCACGCCTGACCCGGACACCGACGCCATTGAGGAACGACTAGACAGACTGGAGGCGCGCGTCGGCGACATCGACGCCGCCCTGCTGGCCGTCCGCGGGTACGTCGGGCAGGTCCGCCACGTCAACCGCGAGGTCGAACGCATGGCGGAGGCGGCGCTGGCGACGGCTGAGCGGGCGGCCGACCGTCCCCACGCGGACGCAGACGCCGATGCCCCGCGGACCGCTCCGCTCCGCGCCCCGAACGGCGACCCGGTCGACGCCGACGCCGCCCAAACCGGGGTGACCGAACCCCCCGACGCCGACCACGACGCCGAGGAGTCGACGGACGACGCGGTCGGTCTCCTCTCGCGGGTCCGCGGGGCGCTGTGAGGTGCTTCGGGTCGTCCTGAGCGTCCTCCTCGCCGCCGCCCTCGTCGGCGCCTCCATTCCCGCCGTCGACGAGGCGCGCACGGCCGCCGGGGACGCGGCGGGCGAGCGTGCCGCCGCCCGACTCGTCGACGCCGCCGCGGCCCTCCACGACCGGAGCGACCCCGGTGGCCGCCGTCCCCTGACGCTCTCGCTCCCCGAGCGCTCGTGGACCGCCGATGGCGTCGAACTGCGAGTCGAGACGGGCGGCGTCCGCTGGCGAGTCCGCGAGGGGGAGTGGTCACACCGCCGAGCGTCCGTCCCGCTGGTCGTGCCCGAGGGACCCGTCGTCGTGAGTGGCGCCGCGACGGTCGAACTCGAACTGGCCCTCGAACGCCGCGCGGGCGACCCGGTGGTCGTGGTCCGCCGAGGGTTTACGTAGGGGGAGGGGGCCACCGCGCCCCATGTTCGGAGCACTGGGTCGACTGCGCGGGTCGACCGCCGACTGCACCTGCGATGTCGCGTTCGACGGCAACCGACTCGTCGTCGACGCGGACGACTGCCCCGGCGAGGGTCGACTGGAGGCGGCCCCCGACTGCCGCGAGACGGTCGTCCGGGCGCTGACCGACCGCGACGCCGACCGGGTCTCGACCACCGCGAACGGCGTCGAGCGCGCCTACGAGGGGGACGCCGCCGCACTCCTCCTCGCCGCCGGGCGGTTCGCCGACCGGGCCGCGTTCCACGACGAGTCGCTCGCCGTCCGCGCGCAGTGCGACCCGCTACGCGCGGGCCGACAGGCCGCGGGGCGCTCCGGTCCCGTGGCCCGAATCGCCGCCGAGACGGGCCTCGCGGAGGGGGCGGCCCGCGCCGAGGGGTACGAGGACGGCCTCCGCCCGTTTGTCGGGCCGACCGTCGCCGACTCCCGGGTCGCCGTCCGTCCGCCCGCGGACGCCCGCCTCGCCGACCGGCGGGACCTGCCGAACGGGACCGTCGTCCGGGTGTACGAGCGCCCCGGCGACGAACTCCAGACGTACCACCTCGTCCCGCCGGAACACGGCCTCGACGCGGCCGCGCTGGCGACGCTCGACGCCGCCCACGAGCGACTGGCCCGCGGCGAGATGACCGGGGGCGAACGCGCCCCCGGACGAGCGGTCCGTGCCGTCGCCCCGTCCGACGCACCCGTCGGGACGCTCGCGGCGGTCCTCGAAAAGCACACCCGCGGGAACGGCGTCCTCGACGACTGCTTCGCGGACCCGGAGTGCTCGGACGTGTTCGTCACCGCGCCCGCCGCCGAGGGGACCCTGCGGGTGTGCGTCGACGACGAGACGATGCGGACGAACGTGCGCCTGACCGACCGCGGGGCGGACACGCTCGCCTCGCGCTACCGCCGTGAGAGCGGGCGGTCGTTCTCGCGGGCGAGTCCGACGCTGGACGCGACGACGCACGCGGGCGACCGCAGAGTCAGGGTCGCCGGTGTCACCCGCCCCGTGAGCGACGGCGTCGCCTTCGCCTTCCGCGCCCGCGAGCGGGCGGCGTGGACGCTCCCCGCGCTCGTCGGCAACGGGACCGTCCCGCCGGACGCGGCGGCGCTCCTGTCGCTGGCCGTCGAACGTGGCGCGGCCTGCCTCGTCGCGGGCGGCCGGGGGGCAGGGAAGACCACCCTGCTCGGCGCGCTCTGCTTCGAACTCCCGGCCGCCGTCAGGACCGTCGCCATCGAGGACACGCCGGAACTCCCCGTCGGGGCGCTCTCTCGAACCGGGCGCGACGTCCAGCGCCTCCGGGCGACCACCGGGAGGGACGACGCGGGCGGCCTCACCCCCACCGCCGCGCTCCGGACCGCCCTCAGACTCGGGGAGGGAGCGCTCGTCGTCGGCGAGGTGCGCGGCGAGGAGGCCCCCGCCCTGTTCGAGGCGATGCGCGTCGGCGCGAACGAGAGGGCGGTGCTCGGGACGGTCCACGGCGAGGGCGGGACCGGCGTCCGCGACCGGACCAGGGAACTCGGCGTCCCGGCGAGCGCCTTCGTCGCGACCGACCTCCTCGTGACCTGCGAGAGCACCGCCGACGGCCGGCGGGTCGCGGGCGTCGAGGAGGTGTTCGGGTCGGGGGGCGTCGGGGACGATGCGGACGGCATCCGGTTCGCCCCGCTGTTCGAGCGGGACGGCGACGGCCTCGCCGGCACGGGTCGCCTCGCCCGCGGCGACAGTCGCCTCGCGGCCCGTCTCGCTCGGCCCGACGAGTCGTACGCCGACCTCCTCGCCACGCTCGACGCCCGCGAGTCGTGGCTCCGCGAGTGCGTGGACGCGGGCGACACCGACGCGGCCGCCGTCGTCGACGCGCACGCCCGGCGACGGGCGGGAGACCGATGACCGGCACCGACGCGACCGGGGGCGCCACCGACGGGACGGGGCAGACGGACCTCGACCGCGCGCTCGCCGTCCTCGACACCGACGTCGAACCCGGACGGGTCGTCGCCGCCAGTCGGGTGACCGCGCTCGTCATCGGGGTCGCGACGCTCCTCGCCGCAGTAGAGAGGTCGCCGCTGGTCCTGGTCCCCGGGCTGAGCCTCGCCGTCGGTGGGGCACTCGTCGTCCGACGCCTCCCCCGCGTCCTCGCGGACGCCCGCCGGACGGCGTCGCTTGGCGCCGCCCCGGCACTCGTGGGGCGGGCCGTCCTCCACATGCGACTCGTGCCGACCGCCGAACGGGCGGCGGCGTTCGCGGCGCGGCGCGCCGACGGGCCGCTAGCGGACTCGCTCGCCGACCACACCCGACGGGCGCGCGGGACGCCCGCCAGCGGGCTGGCCGCCTTCGGCGAGCGCTGGGGCCGGGAGTTCCCCGCGCTCCGCCGGGCGACGGCGCTCGTCGAGGCCGCCGGGAGCGCCCCGCCCGGCGAGCGGGAGCGCACCCTCGACCGGGCGAACGCGGCCGTCCTCGACGGGACGCGCGAGCGGATGGCCGACGCCGCCGCCTCGCTCCAGGGGCCGGTGACGGCGCTCTACGCGTTCGGCGTGCTCCTCCCGCTCGCGCTCGTCGCCGTCCTGCCTGCCGCGCGGGTGGCCGGCCTGCCGGTCACGCTCCCCGTCGTGGTCGCGCTCTACGACGTGGCGCTCCCGCTCCTCATGGCCGGCGCGTCCGCGTGGGTGCTCGCCCGCCGCCCCGTCACGTTCCCGCCGACACCGGTTCCCCGCGAC
Proteins encoded:
- a CDS encoding DUF7310 family coiled-coil domain-containing protein, with amino-acid sequence MPDAPRTARSEPASPHYADAPDSALAARVAALERALTGDDDTGCGTPDPDTDAIEERLDRLEARVGDIDAALLAVRGYVGQVRHVNREVERMAEAALATAERAADRPHADADADAPRTAPLRAPNGDPVDADAAQTGVTEPPDADHDAEESTDDAVGLLSRVRGAL
- a CDS encoding ATPase, T2SS/T4P/T4SS family, yielding MFGALGRLRGSTADCTCDVAFDGNRLVVDADDCPGEGRLEAAPDCRETVVRALTDRDADRVSTTANGVERAYEGDAAALLLAAGRFADRAAFHDESLAVRAQCDPLRAGRQAAGRSGPVARIAAETGLAEGAARAEGYEDGLRPFVGPTVADSRVAVRPPADARLADRRDLPNGTVVRVYERPGDELQTYHLVPPEHGLDAAALATLDAAHERLARGEMTGGERAPGRAVRAVAPSDAPVGTLAAVLEKHTRGNGVLDDCFADPECSDVFVTAPAAEGTLRVCVDDETMRTNVRLTDRGADTLASRYRRESGRSFSRASPTLDATTHAGDRRVRVAGVTRPVSDGVAFAFRARERAAWTLPALVGNGTVPPDAAALLSLAVERGAACLVAGGRGAGKTTLLGALCFELPAAVRTVAIEDTPELPVGALSRTGRDVQRLRATTGRDDAGGLTPTAALRTALRLGEGALVVGEVRGEEAPALFEAMRVGANERAVLGTVHGEGGTGVRDRTRELGVPASAFVATDLLVTCESTADGRRVAGVEEVFGSGGVGDDADGIRFAPLFERDGDGLAGTGRLARGDSRLAARLARPDESYADLLATLDARESWLRECVDAGDTDAAAVVDAHARRRAGDR
- a CDS encoding DUF7311 family protein produces the protein MLRVVLSVLLAAALVGASIPAVDEARTAAGDAAGERAAARLVDAAAALHDRSDPGGRRPLTLSLPERSWTADGVELRVETGGVRWRVREGEWSHRRASVPLVVPEGPVVVSGAATVELELALERRAGDPVVVVRRGFT
- a CDS encoding alkaline phosphatase family protein — its product is MGLFDRLRGDDGPRVAFFGIDGVPFSLVRDNPDDFPNLTAIADEGAAGAIDSIVPPESSACWPSLTTGVNPGETGVYGFQDRENGSYDTYVPMGRDVQATRLWDRVTEAGREATVMNVPVTFPPQRNVQRMVSGFLSPSVDKAAYPDELRETLQSSGYRIDVNSKLGHKEDKSEFMEDAHETLDARFEAFEHYVQEDDWDLFFGVFMTTDRVNHFTFKDYERDGENKDLFLEFYRQVDDYLGRLRELLPDDVTMVVASDHGFTSLDYEVHFNTWLREEGWLDYETADHDSLGDISDDTRAYSLIPGRFYINLEGREPRGSVAQEDYESVRAELKEKLEELEGPDGEKVAERVVTKEDAFRGDHDDIAPDLVVIPNHGYDLKAGFKDGEEVFGTGPRNGMHSFDNASLFVDHEDARVGDADLLDIAPTVLELMNVEYDRTAFDGSSLVRS